The Dunckerocampus dactyliophorus isolate RoL2022-P2 chromosome 1, RoL_Ddac_1.1, whole genome shotgun sequence genome has a segment encoding these proteins:
- the mdh1b gene encoding putative malate dehydrogenase 1B, producing the protein MAKFVLAGKTDCPYYAKAELLADRLQNSLPNFNIHKISILPDEWKDWLEDTCTRNGWNHEESPLVWRELVHQGGKGVYLGGFGDFLEHCQNYYSITSDMSEEMMRSIAAENLVTKLNLITEEQHRAGLIHPLHVWISSALNPTCNMLIPSLLSAEVLPQASTISLHLLDLEGSEEELQSVKMETEDLALHLLHKVTVHTDLKEAFHEADFILLLDDGWSNGMRAKDEEERRTVKATADLYTEYGRLIEARANVGAKVIVSGGSLVNLRCSFLLKACATDKRHFVAVATQLENEARAAIANKLRVRTSEVTDVIVWGDVGESVYVDLQRAKVFNYDGAIKGPPFFFQPVLEIIYDKEWLETNLLDIVRCQQAAVVSKTGRGPDMSTANGILTLLQAWNGASAPTQVFSVGVLCTGCYNLPDDVVLSVPVTFTDGQWSVVPDVTVGEDLKQKLHRYASELRQVLAKTAINNTRSTFFPS; encoded by the exons ATGGCAAAGTTTGTGCTAGCAG GTAAAACAGACTGCCCTTACTATGCCAAAGCGGAGCTTTTGGCGGACAGATTACAGAATTCTTTGCCGAACTTCAACATTCACAAGATCTCAATCCTGCCGGACGAATGGAAG GACTGGCTGGAGGACACATGCACCAGGAATGGCTGGAACCACGAAGAGTCTCCCCTGGTTTGGAGAGAGCTGGTGCACCAAGGTGGCAAAGGGGTGTATTTAGGGGGCTTCGGTGACTTTTTAGAGCACTGTCAG AACTACTACAGCATCACATCAGACATGTCCGAAGAAATGATGCGGAGCATTGCGGCAGAAAACCTCGTCACCAAGCTCAACCTGATTACGGAGGAGCAGCATCGTGCCGGTCTCATCCATCCCCTTCACGTATGGATCAGCAG TGCCCTGAACCCCACATGCAACATGCTGATCCCCAGTTTGCTCTCTGCGGAGGTGTTGCCCCAAGCTTCTACCATCAGTCTCCATCTCCTGGACCTGGAAGGCAGCGAGGAGGAACTGCAGTCGGTGAAGATGGAGACGGAAGATCTGGCTCTCCATCTACTCCATAAG GTGACTGTTCACACAGATCTCAAAGAGGCATTCCACGAAGCAGACTTCATCCTCCTGCTGGATGACGGCTGGTCTAACGGGATGCGCGCCAAGGATGAGGAGGAACGCCGGACGGTAAAAGCGACAGCGGACTTGTACACCGAATACGGGCGGCTGATTGAGGCGAGGGCCAACGTGGGGGCGAAGGTGATCGTGTCCGGTGGCTCGCTTGTGAACCTCAGGTGCTCATTTCTCCTGAAAGCATGCGCCACTGACAAGCGCCACTTTGTTGCCGTGGCAACCCAGCTGGAGAATGAAGCCAGAGCTGCCATTGCGAACAAGCTCAGAGTAAGGACTTCAG AAGTGACAGACGTCATTGTGTGGGGAGATGTTGGAGAGAGCGTCTACGTTGACCTGCAGAGGGCAAAAGTCTTTAACTATGATGGCGCAATCAAAGGACCACCTTTCTTTTTCCAGCCCGTCCTTGAGATCATCTACGACAA GGAATGGCTGGAGACCAACCTCCTGGACATAGTGCGCTGTCAGCAGGCAGCTGTTGTTTCAAAGACTGGTCGCGGACCTGACATGTCAACCGCCAACGGGATCCTCACGCTCCTACAGGCTTGGAACGGGGCCTCCGCTCCTACTCAGGTGTTTTCTGTGGGGGTCCTGTGCACAG GCTGCTACAACCTcccagatgatgtggtcctttCAGTTCCGGTGACCTTCACAGATGGCCAGTGGTCCGTGGTGCCTGACGTGACAGTTGGAGAGGATTTGAAGCAGAAACTTCATCGTTACGCAAGCGAACTCAGGCAAGTATTGGCCAAGACAGCAATCAATAACACAAGAAGCACCTTCTTCCCATCTTAA